A window of the Microbacterium sp. AZCO genome harbors these coding sequences:
- a CDS encoding NCS2 family permease translates to MSTAPSPGTQVVEERGALDRFFEITRRGSTRGTEVRGGVVTFVTMAYIVILNPIILSSSPDVAGDSLGFAQVAAVTALTAGVMTILFGLISRLPFAFAAGLGINSFLAVSVVGQVTWPEAMGLVMINGIIIVILAATGLRRLIFDAVPVALKTAITVGIGLFIAFIGFVDAGFVSSTGASSPPVGLGVNGSIATIPTLLFVLTLLLCAILMVLRVRGALLIGLVAGTVAAVIIESIWHLGPKVGADGDINAGGWSLSVPALPSSWVSIPDLSLVGQVDLFGAFGRIGGLAATMLVFTLVFTNFFDAMGTMTGLSREADLANEKGDFPRLRSALVVEGVGAIAGGFTSSSSNTVFVESASGIGEGARTGLSNVVTGLLFLLAMFLTPLTTIVPSEVASAALVIVGALMMSQIRHVDLSDLSVLIPVFLTVTVMPFTYSIANGIGAGFISWVVIRSLSGKAKEISPLLWVVAAGFVVYFARGPIEAALGG, encoded by the coding sequence GTGAGCACAGCACCATCGCCCGGAACACAGGTCGTCGAGGAGCGTGGAGCACTCGACCGCTTCTTCGAGATCACGCGGCGCGGATCGACCCGCGGCACCGAGGTGCGAGGCGGTGTCGTCACCTTCGTGACGATGGCGTACATCGTCATCCTGAACCCGATCATCCTCTCGAGCAGTCCGGATGTCGCGGGCGACAGCCTCGGCTTCGCCCAGGTCGCGGCCGTGACGGCGCTGACGGCCGGCGTCATGACGATCCTGTTCGGCCTCATCTCGCGTCTCCCGTTCGCGTTCGCGGCGGGCCTCGGCATCAACTCGTTCCTCGCGGTGAGCGTCGTCGGTCAGGTGACCTGGCCCGAGGCCATGGGCCTCGTGATGATCAACGGCATCATCATCGTGATCCTCGCCGCGACCGGCCTGCGGCGCCTCATCTTCGATGCCGTGCCGGTCGCGCTGAAGACGGCGATCACGGTCGGCATCGGTCTGTTCATCGCCTTCATCGGATTCGTGGATGCCGGATTCGTGAGCTCGACGGGAGCCTCGTCGCCGCCCGTCGGCCTCGGCGTCAACGGGTCGATCGCCACGATCCCGACGCTGCTGTTCGTCCTGACGCTCCTCCTCTGCGCGATCCTCATGGTGCTCCGCGTGCGCGGCGCGCTGCTCATCGGGCTCGTGGCGGGCACCGTCGCCGCCGTGATCATCGAATCGATCTGGCACCTCGGACCGAAGGTCGGCGCCGACGGCGACATCAACGCGGGCGGGTGGTCGCTGTCGGTCCCCGCGCTTCCCTCCAGCTGGGTGAGCATCCCCGACCTGAGCCTCGTCGGGCAGGTCGACCTCTTCGGGGCGTTCGGCCGCATCGGCGGGCTGGCCGCCACGATGCTCGTCTTCACCCTCGTCTTCACCAACTTCTTCGACGCGATGGGCACAATGACGGGCCTGTCCCGCGAGGCGGATCTCGCGAACGAGAAGGGCGATTTCCCGCGGCTCCGGTCGGCGCTCGTCGTGGAGGGCGTCGGCGCCATCGCGGGCGGCTTCACGTCGTCGTCCTCCAACACGGTGTTCGTCGAGTCCGCCTCCGGCATCGGCGAAGGGGCTCGCACGGGCCTGTCGAACGTCGTGACGGGTCTGCTGTTCCTCCTCGCCATGTTCCTGACCCCGCTCACGACGATCGTGCCGTCCGAGGTCGCTTCCGCCGCGCTCGTCATCGTGGGTGCGCTCATGATGTCCCAGATCCGCCATGTCGATCTCAGCGACCTCTCGGTGCTGATCCCCGTCTTCCTCACGGTGACGGTCATGCCGTTCACCTACTCGATCGCCAACGGCATCGGCGCGGGCTTCATCTCTTGGGTCGTCATCCGGTCGCTCTCGGGCAAGGCGAAGGAGATCAGCCCGCTCCTGTGGGTCGTCGCGGCTGGCTTCGTCGTCTACTTCGCCCGCGGGCCGATCGAGGCCGCGCTCGGAGGCTAG
- a CDS encoding DUF6350 family protein yields MHRLIVAFLAAFDAAIAVAAGIAATLAPLTLVWVFGLGDGADWGALWPASAVVWQLGHLVPVDLTLPGDYLAATGISESAASFTLSLAPLAYAAFTAIFAARSGARASRADAWLTGVLMGAGVVAVLSALIVLTSHNTLATTSLWQGILFPTVLFAGPALAGAVVTEWREASEGVVARVRDRVEAGGEWGAVPGIAARGSAAAVAGLVGAGALAVAVAVAVRAGQIVALYQAGNLDLLGVVVVTLAQLAYLPTLVVWGVSFIAGPGFSLGTGTAVSPSGTQLGVVPGVPVLGMIPESTSTWLLLVVLLPIAVGAFAGWIARSHLLLAAGIAPRPRGRVKKIRDAASAPVRDAAPAAPAAPTVSLDDVTDASRKAALEALLAAGGSPRPASATPPVTTVVEPSRQPEPEPRREAAPHIVEPFAPRLVVAAVIAVVSAGAAALLSLFASGSLGPDRLAHVGPEPGPVALAVGVEVLVGASILLLVSRRDEDRDAGARAVPGAASTAPSLPAVAPVAPHDVAPVDAPPVRPEAPPVLPEAPPVRSEAPPVLPEAPPVRSEAPPVRSEAPPVRPVEAAEPARPAEAPEPARPADPVPSADAPVDHDAETAPIDLPTLPIDPPDAPDTAAGRPSVD; encoded by the coding sequence ATGCACCGCCTCATCGTCGCCTTCCTTGCCGCCTTCGACGCCGCCATCGCGGTCGCCGCGGGGATCGCGGCGACCCTCGCCCCGCTGACCCTCGTCTGGGTCTTCGGTCTGGGCGACGGCGCCGATTGGGGTGCCCTCTGGCCGGCGAGCGCGGTCGTGTGGCAGCTCGGGCATCTCGTGCCCGTCGACCTGACGCTGCCCGGCGACTACCTCGCCGCGACCGGCATCTCCGAGTCGGCGGCATCCTTCACCCTCTCGCTCGCGCCGCTCGCGTATGCGGCGTTCACGGCGATCTTCGCCGCGCGCTCGGGCGCGCGCGCGTCGCGTGCCGACGCGTGGCTGACCGGCGTCCTCATGGGCGCCGGCGTCGTCGCGGTGCTGTCCGCGCTCATCGTGCTCACCTCGCACAACACGCTCGCGACGACGTCGCTGTGGCAGGGCATCCTCTTCCCGACGGTCCTCTTCGCGGGGCCGGCGCTCGCGGGGGCGGTGGTGACCGAGTGGCGCGAGGCCTCGGAGGGCGTCGTCGCACGCGTGCGCGACCGCGTCGAAGCGGGCGGGGAATGGGGCGCGGTGCCGGGCATCGCGGCCCGCGGGTCCGCCGCCGCCGTCGCGGGACTCGTGGGCGCCGGCGCTCTCGCGGTTGCGGTCGCGGTCGCGGTGCGTGCGGGCCAGATCGTCGCGCTGTATCAGGCGGGCAACCTCGACCTACTCGGCGTCGTCGTTGTGACCCTGGCTCAGCTGGCCTATCTTCCGACCCTCGTCGTGTGGGGCGTCTCCTTCATCGCCGGGCCGGGGTTCAGTCTCGGCACGGGGACGGCGGTCTCGCCGTCGGGCACGCAGCTCGGCGTGGTTCCCGGGGTGCCCGTGCTCGGCATGATCCCCGAGTCGACGTCGACGTGGCTGCTGCTCGTCGTGCTGCTGCCGATCGCGGTGGGGGCCTTCGCCGGCTGGATCGCCCGATCGCACCTGCTCCTGGCGGCGGGCATCGCTCCGCGGCCGCGCGGGCGGGTGAAGAAGATTCGGGATGCCGCGTCCGCCCCGGTTCGGGATGCCGCGCCCGCCGCGCCTGCCGCGCCGACCGTGTCGCTGGACGACGTGACCGATGCCTCCCGCAAGGCCGCCCTCGAGGCGCTGCTCGCGGCGGGCGGATCTCCGCGACCTGCGTCTGCCACGCCGCCCGTGACGACGGTCGTCGAGCCGTCGCGGCAACCGGAGCCGGAGCCGCGTCGCGAGGCCGCGCCGCACATCGTGGAGCCCTTCGCGCCCCGCCTCGTCGTCGCCGCGGTGATCGCCGTCGTGAGCGCGGGCGCGGCGGCGCTGCTGTCGCTGTTCGCCTCCGGCTCGCTCGGGCCCGATCGCCTGGCGCATGTCGGGCCGGAGCCCGGACCCGTCGCGCTCGCCGTGGGGGTCGAGGTGCTCGTCGGTGCGAGCATCCTGCTTCTCGTGAGCCGGCGCGATGAGGATCGGGATGCCGGTGCCCGCGCGGTGCCGGGTGCGGCATCCACGGCTCCGTCGCTGCCGGCGGTCGCACCCGTTGCTCCCCACGACGTCGCTCCCGTCGACGCTCCGCCCGTCCGCCCGGAGGCTCCGCCCGTTCTCCCGGAGGCTCCGCCCGTCCGCTCGGAGGCTCCGCCCGTTCTCCCGGAGGCTCCGCCCGTCCGCTCGGAGGCTCCGCCCGTCCGCTCGGAGGCTCCGCCTGTCCGCCCGGTCGAGGCCGCGGAGCCTGCACGGCCCGCGGAGGCGCCCGAGCCGGCCCGCCCGGCGGACCCCGTGCCGAGCGCGGACGCCCCCGTCGACCACGACGCCGAGACGGCTCCCATCGACCTGCCGACTCTGCCGATCGATCCTCCCGATGCACCGGACACGGCGGCCGGACGGCCGTCGGTAGACTAG
- the purN gene encoding phosphoribosylglycinamide formyltransferase has translation MLTVAVLISGTGSNLRALLDAAAEPDYPARIVVVGADREAEGFRHAEDFGIPTFLVPWRDFDTRDEWGAELAAQLDVWKPDLVVLSGLMRLLPHAVVEAWAPRIVNTHPAYLPEFPGAHAVRDALAAGVVQTGASVIVVDDGVDTGPVVAQERVPVLPGDDEHALHDRIKPVERRLLIDVVRRIATGELDLASAAASASTPS, from the coding sequence GTGCTCACGGTCGCCGTCCTCATCTCGGGAACGGGGTCGAATCTGCGTGCTCTGCTCGACGCGGCCGCCGAGCCCGACTATCCCGCCCGCATCGTCGTCGTCGGCGCCGATCGCGAGGCCGAGGGCTTCCGGCACGCCGAGGACTTCGGCATCCCGACCTTCCTCGTGCCCTGGCGCGACTTCGACACGCGCGACGAGTGGGGCGCGGAGCTCGCGGCGCAGCTCGACGTCTGGAAGCCCGACCTCGTTGTACTGAGCGGGCTCATGCGGCTGCTCCCGCACGCCGTGGTCGAGGCCTGGGCGCCGCGCATCGTCAACACCCACCCCGCGTATCTGCCCGAGTTCCCCGGCGCGCACGCCGTGCGCGACGCGCTCGCCGCCGGCGTCGTGCAGACGGGTGCGAGCGTCATCGTCGTCGACGACGGCGTCGACACCGGCCCGGTCGTCGCGCAGGAGCGCGTGCCGGTCCTCCCCGGCGACGACGAGCACGCCCTCCACGACCGCATCAAGCCCGTCGAGCGGCGCCTGCTGATCGACGTCGTCCGGCGCATCGCGACCGGCGAGCTCGATCTCGCCTCGGCCGCCGCATCCGCCTCCACCCCCTCTTGA
- the purH gene encoding bifunctional phosphoribosylaminoimidazolecarboxamide formyltransferase/IMP cyclohydrolase: MAGPSHDPSLYRDRDVVPVKRALISVSDKTDLLTLAQALAGAGVEIVSTGGSASLLRDAGISVVDVASVTGFPESLDGRVKTLHPGVHAGLLADLRLEDHVQQLAELGIEPFELVVVNLYPFVETVASGAQGNDVVEQIDIGGPAMVRASAKNFANVAIVVSPESYPAIIDSLGSGGTTLAQRKELAARAFTHTAQYDRAVATWFAEGTLSESEDLPQHLTIKAERLATLRYGENSHQRAAIYTRVGGHGIAQATQLQGKEMSYNNYVDADAALRAAFDMVKPAVAIIKHANPCGIAVAAPNALDPIASAHLRAHECDPVSAFGGVIAANRTITLKMAENLRDIFTEVIIAPDFEPEALEVFKLKKNLRVLQLPADWREEPMDVRLVSGGLLLQDADRFPDDIESVAKDWQLVSGERPADDDMENLIFAWKACRAVKSNAIVLAKNSATVGIGMGQVNRVDSCRLAVERAGDRAAGSVAASDAFFPFADGPQVLLQAGISAIVQPGGSVRDSEVIEAARDAGVTMFFTGERHFFH, encoded by the coding sequence ATGGCCGGCCCCAGCCACGACCCGTCCCTCTACCGCGATCGCGACGTCGTCCCCGTCAAGCGCGCGCTCATCTCGGTCAGTGACAAGACCGATCTGCTGACGCTCGCCCAGGCGCTCGCCGGCGCCGGCGTCGAGATCGTGTCCACCGGCGGCTCGGCCTCGCTGCTGCGGGATGCCGGCATCTCCGTCGTCGACGTCGCCTCCGTGACGGGCTTCCCCGAGTCGCTCGACGGCCGCGTCAAGACCCTGCACCCGGGTGTGCACGCGGGCCTGCTCGCCGACCTGCGCCTCGAAGACCACGTGCAGCAGCTCGCGGAGCTGGGCATCGAGCCCTTCGAGCTCGTCGTCGTCAACCTCTACCCCTTCGTCGAGACCGTCGCGTCGGGCGCCCAGGGCAATGACGTCGTCGAGCAGATCGACATCGGCGGCCCGGCCATGGTGCGGGCATCGGCGAAGAACTTCGCCAACGTCGCCATCGTCGTCTCGCCGGAGTCCTACCCGGCGATCATCGACTCGCTCGGCTCGGGCGGCACGACGCTCGCGCAGCGCAAGGAACTGGCCGCGCGCGCCTTCACCCACACGGCGCAGTACGACCGTGCCGTCGCGACCTGGTTCGCCGAGGGCACGCTCAGCGAGTCGGAGGACCTGCCGCAGCACCTCACCATCAAGGCCGAGCGTCTCGCGACGCTGCGCTACGGCGAGAACTCGCACCAGCGCGCCGCGATCTACACCCGCGTCGGCGGACACGGGATCGCGCAGGCGACCCAGCTGCAGGGCAAGGAGATGTCGTACAACAACTACGTCGACGCCGACGCCGCCCTGCGCGCCGCGTTCGACATGGTCAAGCCCGCGGTCGCGATCATCAAGCACGCCAACCCGTGCGGCATCGCGGTCGCCGCTCCCAACGCCCTCGACCCCATCGCCTCGGCGCACCTGCGCGCACACGAGTGCGACCCCGTGTCGGCCTTCGGCGGCGTCATCGCCGCCAACCGCACGATCACGCTGAAGATGGCCGAGAACCTCCGCGACATCTTCACCGAGGTGATCATCGCGCCCGACTTCGAGCCCGAGGCTCTCGAGGTCTTCAAGCTCAAGAAGAACCTCCGGGTCCTTCAGCTGCCCGCCGACTGGCGCGAGGAGCCCATGGACGTCCGGCTCGTCTCGGGCGGACTCCTGCTCCAGGACGCCGACCGGTTCCCCGACGACATCGAGTCGGTCGCGAAGGACTGGCAGCTCGTCTCGGGGGAGCGTCCCGCCGACGACGACATGGAGAACCTCATCTTCGCGTGGAAGGCGTGCCGCGCCGTCAAGTCGAACGCCATCGTCCTGGCGAAGAACTCCGCGACGGTCGGCATCGGCATGGGCCAGGTCAACCGCGTCGACTCGTGCCGCCTCGCGGTCGAGCGCGCCGGCGACCGCGCGGCGGGTTCGGTCGCGGCATCCGATGCCTTCTTCCCGTTCGCCGACGGACCGCAGGTGCTGCTCCAGGCCGGCATCTCGGCGATCGTGCAGCCGGGCGGCTCGGTGCGCGACTCGGAGGTCATCGAGGCGGCCCGCGATGCCGGCGTCACGATGTTCTTCACGGGCGAGCGCCACTTCTTCCACTGA